A window of the Leucothrix mucor DSM 2157 genome harbors these coding sequences:
- a CDS encoding metallophosphoesterase family protein, producing MKFAVLSDIHSNVFALEVVIADAQKHSVDLMVNLGDILYGPIAPKATYDLLMQYEMVTICGNQDRQIFEADAEEIASNPTMKFIIDDLGDEPIAWMKSLPFDVQLSPDVYLCHGTPDSDLIYLLENVELGYACLRADSDIIKLLKGQRSQLICCGHTHTPRTVSLTTGQTIINPGSVGLQAYTDDEPTVHSMENYTSMASYSIVEKAGDDWNIEQVRVPYDVEPAVAECEKRDRLDWVHFLRTGRGV from the coding sequence ATGAAATTTGCAGTACTGTCTGATATTCATAGCAATGTGTTTGCACTGGAGGTTGTGATCGCGGATGCACAAAAGCACTCCGTTGATTTGATGGTGAACCTTGGCGATATTCTTTATGGGCCTATCGCACCGAAAGCAACTTATGACCTCTTAATGCAATATGAAATGGTCACCATTTGCGGGAACCAAGACCGTCAAATATTTGAAGCGGATGCCGAGGAAATCGCCTCAAATCCAACCATGAAATTTATCATCGACGACCTTGGCGATGAGCCAATTGCATGGATGAAATCATTGCCGTTTGATGTTCAGCTAAGCCCTGATGTGTATCTGTGTCATGGCACGCCTGACAGTGACTTAATCTATCTGCTTGAAAATGTGGAGCTTGGCTATGCTTGTTTACGCGCTGATAGCGACATAATAAAACTGCTAAAGGGTCAACGTTCTCAGCTTATCTGTTGTGGTCATACGCATACTCCCCGAACGGTTTCTTTAACGACAGGGCAGACAATTATCAATCCCGGAAGTGTCGGCTTGCAGGCATATACTGATGACGAGCCAACTGTTCATTCAATGGAAAATTACACGTCGATGGCGTCGTATTCTATCGTTGAGAAAGCTGGGGATGATTGGAATATTGAGCAGGTAAGAGTTCCTTATGATGTGGAGCCTGCGGTTGCGGAGTGTGAAAAGCGGGATAGGCTGGACTGGGTACATTTTCTTAGGACTGGGCGAGGGGTGTAG
- a CDS encoding Shedu immune nuclease family protein produces the protein MSKTIDFEIQDNSLLLVYRPRDGTDWLKEKLTGTHTYTIKKTFTVRRKNISEPLKKQDGRALLESSEFLIKFRLAKLVGNYWNFDKEVLGIPLELRIHSSLNLNVKYFIAVNDISVFYRISELVESKSLTIGGETGDEEWLSEDDFNHLVSTFPNSYELKKYANARMSSVLRERFQMKRDDEALYHKYINNKTAARRRSNAFFGIEKYEYEKYKDLHSHLIKMLEDENQYSEREWQNEIVQFILLLFPKYLYAFTEAPVLDGQYEKVRSLDFLLIDFSGNTDIVEIKKPFEKGLVTQSGYRDNYIPRRELSGTVMQIEKYIFHLMKSGRAGEKKLNDKYGNDVHDGFKIRITNPKGMIISGRTNNLSENQMNDFEVVKRKYNNIVDILSYDDLLNRLEHIINRLSQKM, from the coding sequence ATGAGTAAAACTATCGATTTTGAGATACAGGATAATAGCTTACTCTTAGTTTACCGCCCGCGCGATGGGACTGATTGGTTAAAAGAAAAACTCACTGGTACACATACATACACTATTAAAAAGACGTTCACGGTACGTCGGAAAAATATTTCAGAACCATTAAAAAAACAGGATGGCAGGGCTCTTTTAGAATCCAGTGAATTTTTGATTAAATTCAGGCTTGCTAAGCTAGTTGGAAATTATTGGAATTTCGACAAAGAGGTTCTTGGTATACCTCTTGAGCTTCGAATTCATAGCTCACTGAATTTAAATGTTAAATATTTTATAGCGGTTAACGATATATCAGTGTTTTATCGAATTTCTGAGCTGGTCGAAAGTAAGTCTTTGACTATTGGTGGTGAGACTGGGGATGAAGAATGGTTGTCTGAGGATGATTTTAATCACTTGGTTTCAACATTTCCTAATAGCTATGAGCTTAAGAAGTATGCAAATGCGCGCATGTCATCAGTTTTACGAGAACGTTTTCAGATGAAGCGAGATGATGAGGCGTTGTATCATAAGTATATTAACAATAAGACTGCCGCGCGTCGTAGGTCTAATGCTTTTTTCGGGATAGAAAAATACGAATATGAGAAATATAAAGATCTACACTCTCATTTAATAAAAATGCTTGAGGACGAAAATCAATATAGCGAAAGAGAGTGGCAAAATGAGATAGTACAATTCATCCTTCTTCTTTTCCCTAAATACCTATATGCCTTTACAGAAGCACCGGTACTAGATGGTCAGTATGAAAAAGTAAGATCCTTGGACTTTCTCTTGATCGATTTCTCTGGAAATACAGATATTGTTGAGATTAAAAAGCCTTTCGAGAAAGGTCTCGTCACTCAATCAGGCTATCGTGACAACTACATACCTCGTCGAGAGCTCTCTGGTACAGTCATGCAGATTGAAAAATATATCTTTCACCTCATGAAGTCGGGAAGGGCTGGGGAGAAAAAGTTGAATGATAAGTATGGCAATGACGTTCACGATGGATTTAAAATAAGAATAACTAATCCTAAAGGTATGATTATTTCTGGGCGAACAAATAACCTTTCAGAAAATCAAATGAATGATTTCGAAGTGGTAAAGAGGAAGTACAATAATATTGTGGATATTCTTTCATATGATGATTTACTCAATCGTCTTGAGCATATCATTAACCGTCTAAGCCAAAAAATGTAA